AGCTTAGAAGAGCTGTGTTTCTTGGAGAAAGAATTCGAAGTTAGGAAGCAAAGGGTTTGTGGTTTAAGAGGTTTAGGACATGGGGGCAATGAATGTGCCATCAAACTGCTCTCTGAGAGCGTTAAGCTTGgcatctctctctctgtcaCTCACCCAACTGCTTTTCCGTGGACCTTTGGTTCTCTCCGTTTTTACGAGGCGATGGATAAGTTATGTGTGTTGTATAGCGCCAACACCATCTGGCCTTTTTTTTAACGACAATAAATTATAACTTGGTATCTATATTTATTAGAAAGTAATGAATTAGTCCTCTAGTTTCAAAAGCCCATATTTAacccatgttttatatatagaagAACAACATTGGCATTTTCAGGCAATAGTTCAGCAGGGTTTTCAATTTATACAAGTTACAAATTCAACTGCAACcttccattagtatatatatatataaaaaaaacctatcttATGGTTTCCCAAACTATCTAAATCGAGAATTTGAAGTTTTCAGTGAGAAGATTTTGAGCGTAAGATTCAATTGACAAATGGATGATATTCTGTagatctaattaataaaatttatgttttgactAAATTAAGAATAAGTTCATTGTTTGCGGATTATATTGAGGTTTCGCctaaaattacaacaaaacTTAAAACCCACGGAGAATTAATCGTGCACCACAATTTACTATTCTATAATTActattttgcattaaaaaaaatatcatccattgaaaaaaatattaaacttgcaaaaaagagctttatttatcttcttttttttgccttttttatgttgtcaattttttgtttatttattggcattgcatttttttatttatattatttgaattaatcAAACCTATTAAACACAATTGAGTCAATACCTTCTTTTCTTTAgcatttttttaagttgaaaaaatttgagttgGCCTGCACAGCACATACCTAGTTCAAATCCTAAAGCAGATggataaaaacttttttttttccatgattaGTAGGGAATATGTTTGGCTcatgctttttagtttttaaagaaatatttaatttgcaAACACAATATGTAACATCATAATAATATCAtagtaaaacataaaaaaaagtgtgtAGTGATGACACTTAAAAAtatggattattgtaatttttttattcatatatatacatttgattaaaaagaattttgtcTTGTTCACGAGACTAAAAATCATAAcctcttctaattttattttttttttctaattctacTATCTCTTCAGGAGGTTAATTATCTTTCATAGCCGTGTAATCATATATGCTTGTTGTgaataaaagtatattttaaatttataaatgatatagaatagaaagaggaagaaaaaaaattatatctttataatgtaatttaaaattaaaaggaaaatggtataaaattaaaaggaagaaCTAGAGagtaaataaagagagaaaacaaaatataatgagAAGCCAAAAAATCTCTCTAAcacatcacattaaaataacttttatttacgggctaaaagatatataaatgataaaatctatatatgaatatatttcTAAGAGACAAATAAATGAAGTAAAGGGAGATGACTatctatattttaataatatattcataataataaacACACTAATCATGCaattacattaagaaaaaaaacatacaaatacAACCATAAAATTGTCAATCGTGCCATGGCTCAATTAACACTTCTTCTACCTTAGCTGAAAAAAGCACAccgattaaaacaaaaaaaaaaaagaaaaaaaaaagaaaaaagagaaacaaatacgaaaaatattaaaattgcatcaaacaaagcaaaacacaacaaaaccaaattaaaaccaTCAACAGAGTCCTTCGCTAGAAGCATTCGTATAATTGAACATCAACACGAAGCCGGAAATACCGATCATCCTCGAATGCATCGGTCATCAATGTCGCTATCCCTCGAGTCATGAAGAAATCACCGGTACCGCCGACAACAGAAAGATCTCTAGTAGTCTTCATTATATCATCCGCCCCAGCGAAGTTTATAGTACCCTTAAGCTGTGTTGAGTTGAAAACGAAAGAGAAACCAAACCAAGCAGttaaaatttctttcttgtCATACAGGTAAAGCCCTTGTGCTCGTCCGATGGGGGTGGAGCGAAGATCGCTGTCTAGAGTTATGGGGTCATCAAAAATAACCACGTCTCCAAAACGATTTGGTATGGCCAAATTGGTCTTGTTACCCCAAGCTGGCGAACCCACTATTGCTGATGTTGCATTCTTCGCGTTCTTTCCATTGTATATAATGTCATGGAAGTAGAGCACTAGCCTTCTACATGGCTTGGGTCTTCTGCTGTTTTTGCTGCTGGCAACATTGGAGCTACAGACTACAAGGAAGAGGAGAAGAGCTAAAATGAGTTTTGTAGCCGCCATTGTTGCAGAGTGTATCAATGTGGTAATGCTGCTTTGAGGTGATGAGATTGCCATGCTCTACTCACCTAATTTATAACTGACATTTCACATTAGAAAATGGAGAATGACAGGCAGTGCTCCGCATGCTAGGATAGTGCCATTATTGAGGCAAATACTACTCCACTTCCACTTTGTACAGTCATTACCCGGTTGGTACAGAGTAGAAGCACATTTTCAAtgcctataaatatatatttggtttaaaGTGTTGTTGTGCCAACACGCGCCGGCGAGTTGCTGCCCACGCGCGTAGACGCGCCTCACGTGTCTTCTTGTCTGAATGGACTGATccgacccgaataccagatGACCCAACTCACGTGACTGACCCGGATGGAAGATGACATCATTAGAAAATGGAGAATAATGACAGGCACTCCGCATGTccaggaaattaaaaaatatatcgagTTGCTTTAATCACAATGGACAAACTTGTGAAGTTGTCTGTTGCGAAGGTGGACATTATGATCGTGGCACTGCAAGTAAAGTTAAGAATGTAACTGGTTGTCGATCGAATATCGTTGCCATATTTTTTGTGGTTATTGTAATTGAAGATTCCAAAAAAGGAAGTATAAAGTACGTACCTCCAATAAGAGAGCTGGATTTACCCATTCAATGTAGCACTGCATATGTTTTGATTGATTATTCAATAGCTCCCTTCTGCCCAATCGATTCCTAGAACCAGTGTAGTCAATCAACACAGAATTCTAGCTCTGTAGTATATTGTTTCCATTGTTGTTTGTATCTGTATGTTCAGCTCGTCTCTTTGCTTAATTTTGTTTAGCAAGCTAGCTATATgcttttatcattaaattatgACGACTTTCTTGTAATCCAATCAACAAGTCCAAGCTCCATTACTATCAAATACCCACCAAGTTAAAATAAACTTCGTATCCACCCACAATCAGcaccaaaaattttaaaatacccaTTAAGTTGATGAGAGGTGGTAAAGGGTGGCCATTTGGTAAGCTGCAATCTAATTTCTAAGGGAACTTGAGGGCTTCCATTAATTACTATCAAATTCAATACCCTTTTGTTGGAGGGGTAAGCAAAATCTCAGCAGACCTGCTGAATGTGCATCAACCACAGAAAAAAGAACAAGGAAGAAACTGGGGAGAAAGGCAAATATTGAAGTAGAGCTCTGTTGCCGCATTCTGTCATCCTCGTACAGAGGCCACTATAATCTCTGCattttttccaagttttttatCAGATGTCCATGAAGAATACTATGCTATTCTCTCCGATGAATGACAAAGGCCGGACTCTCAATGTAAGAGATTGATGTGGGATTCACCTACCAGTTTATGAATCTCCAACCTTGACCAAATGCaacaaaatcttttctttttttttaccattccGATAATCAAGAGCAACTCAAAGGTCCTTGCAAGTGCACAGTCTGTCTCTGCTGTTCCAAATATGATAGCTATCATCACCCAATTTCAcctcaagaaaaataacaaaaaaacagaacaaaaaagaaaagaaaagaaatcttcGCAGCTAGGCTAGGTTTCTCTTTTGTGTTCAACTCTACTGAGCAGAAGGGAAGCATTGACTTTGTTGGAGCTGATCCACTAATGAACAAGACTAGGGATATTTCAGTGATTGGTGGTACTGGTGATTTCTTCATGACTCGAGGGATTGCCACATTGATGGCTGATGCATTTCAGGGTGAATTCTACTTCCGGCTACGTGTTTGACATTGAATTATACGAATGCTACTAGCATGCATACAAGGTTTTCAATGGTTTATATATTGCAATTCTCTGTTGGTGTTGTTGTTtcttcttgaaattaatttaacagtgtattttgaaagttgaaattaattaatgttcttGCAATCTACGTACAGTAGTCTCATGAGGTTGGGGGAGGTTATTAAGAATTCTACCATCTAATCCAAATTCGGAGAACTGCAtcttaaaatcaagatttttgaaattttgattcaAGTGACTACATACGGCATGTTATGCCGTTGATTTGTAAGCAACTATTAGCAGATTGCAGCGAAAGGCAGCAGATGTAGGATGATATACTTTGCCAATCAAGCCTGTCAAGTGTCAGTGATCAATAAGGAAGCAACGGTACGTAGCTCGATGTTCCCGCAAATTAGATCTGGCAACGCCAAGTATGAAATGCTGCTCTGCCTCTTGCATGGTTGCTACCACCGCATTATTAGATATGATCAGATGAAGCAATTAATAGTTCTTACAGGGAAACAGAAACAGACCAGCGGCAAATGCATTGTTCTTGAGGTAAAATCACTGAGATATTACAACCCCTTCTCTGGATAACCATGCCTCAATCAATCTCAAGAGTTTATTGTAATACTTATGAAAGGCTTAAATTGCATATAATCCATAATTTGTACTAGATAAAGGCCTTCAAGTGCTGGTTTAAACAAGGAAATTAAAGGGAGAGTAGTAAACAGCTAGCAAGCCAGGAAAGAAAGGAGCAAACCAAGTCTAAGACAAGGAACAGCCTCCACAAGTTATAATACGTGATTAGAAGCGTAAACTCcgatatttattttgaaaacaaagatTATTATAGTAATACTCACGAAACCCGAATCCGCCCAGCTCAAGGCACAACCTTAGAAGCTCTCATCTTGTGTATCCAAGAAACAAATGATTTCTTGGAATTCCGAAATCCCAAAAATCCATGTTCCTTAGCCTTGTTCATACTCGCGACATAACCCGATCCGCTGAATATCAAATCTCCAAACCACCATCCCCCAACTTGCTCCAGCTTGTTAGACAGTAGCTGATTCTTCTTCACAATTTCCTCCCACACTGGTCCCTTGTCTTTCATCTTCTCCGCAAAAGTTACACTACTCTCCCCTTCCACAAACCCATACTTTTCAATCCCATACTCTTGCGCTAAAACCGTCCACAGATGCTTCCATTTGAATAGATCTCcgttgttaatattaaaagcTTCATTTTTTGCTTTAGGCTCCACACACGCCCAAATTTCATGCTCTGCGATCAAATTCGCGTCTGAAGCAATTGCATAACCATTCCACGCCTCTTTCGTTCCAGGAAAGATTAGCGGAGCTCCCTCGTGCTTGCATATTGCAGCGTAAACAGAAATAGTCACAATCAAGTTCATCAAGCTATGAGGCGAAAACCCAAAGATAATATCAGGCCGGTGAACAGACCAAGTCACTCCTTCTTTCTTTGCCACTTCCTCGTACATAACATCTTCCAACGTGTAATAAAAATTGGGAAAATCATTTAGTCTGGGCAGGTCTTCGGTGAAAGGTGGATCATGAGCTTCAATC
This region of Populus alba chromosome 3, ASM523922v2, whole genome shotgun sequence genomic DNA includes:
- the LOC118034845 gene encoding disease resistance response protein 206 — its product is MAISSPQSSITTLIHSATMAATKLILALLLFLVVCSSNVASSKNSRRPKPCRRLVLYFHDIIYNGKNAKNATSAIVGSPAWGNKTNLAIPNRFGDVVIFDDPITLDSDLRSTPIGRAQGLYLYDKKEILTAWFGFSFVFNSTQLKGTINFAGADDIMKTTRDLSVVGGTGDFFMTRGIATLMTDAFEDDRYFRLRVDVQLYECF
- the LOC118034852 gene encoding (S)-8-oxocitronellyl enol synthase CYC2, which translates into the protein MSWRWWSGATDAAKKEDEATRGCQSVALIIGVTGIVGNSLAEILPLSDTPGGPWKVHGVARRSRPNWNEDHPVEYIQCDIADTAQTQSKLSKLTDVTHIFYVTWANKDTEVENCEINGLMFRNVLQAVIPNAPNLRHVCLQTGGKHYLGPFESFGKIEAHDPPFTEDLPRLNDFPNFYYTLEDVMYEEVAKKEGVTWSVHRPDIIFGFSPHSLMNLIVTISVYAAICKHEGAPLIFPGTKEAWNGYAIASDANLIAEHEIWACVEPKAKNEAFNINNGDLFKWKHLWTVLAQEYGIEKYGFVEGESSVTFAEKMKDKGPVWEEIVKKNQLLSNKLEQVGGWWFGDLIFSGSGYVASMNKAKEHGFLGFRNSKKSFVSWIHKMRASKVVP